A single Klebsiella variicola DNA region contains:
- a CDS encoding LysR family transcriptional regulator encodes MKTLQYSFAQIEAFATIAETGSLSQAAIRLAKDRTTLRDLLDYLEDALGYRLFSREGRSLTLTAEGEQLFRQAHLLLRQAQAFESFAQTLPQTAWQALRLVYDPFVPREFLCLLADTLARRQIRLSCWSASRREAEQALSEGIADMAICQANNRTLGSEMEWRALGTVDLRFYAAQGLFTDAARPLTLLNLSLTPQLVMHRRSDDQIARRLQISGHTLYMNEIALLRHAMEQGMGWGFLPEHLRPGEWQGVAEIATEVGSQGLNVTMVMLWLPGMNKHRMLSDLVDEAPELWRRR; translated from the coding sequence ATGAAAACCCTGCAGTATTCTTTCGCACAGATTGAGGCCTTCGCCACCATCGCCGAAACTGGCAGCCTGTCGCAGGCGGCCATTCGTTTAGCTAAAGACCGGACCACGCTTCGCGATCTGCTGGACTATCTGGAAGATGCGCTGGGCTACCGGCTGTTCAGCCGTGAAGGGCGTAGCCTGACGCTAACCGCCGAAGGCGAGCAGCTTTTTCGCCAGGCACACCTGCTGTTGCGTCAGGCGCAGGCTTTCGAGTCTTTTGCGCAAACGCTGCCGCAAACGGCCTGGCAGGCGTTACGTCTGGTGTACGATCCCTTCGTGCCGCGTGAATTTCTCTGTTTGCTGGCTGATACGCTTGCCCGGCGGCAGATCCGTTTAAGCTGCTGGAGCGCCTCGCGGCGCGAAGCCGAGCAGGCGCTGAGCGAGGGCATCGCGGATATGGCCATTTGCCAGGCTAATAATCGTACGCTGGGCAGCGAAATGGAGTGGCGGGCGCTGGGCACCGTTGATTTACGTTTTTACGCCGCGCAAGGATTGTTTACTGACGCCGCACGGCCGCTGACATTGCTGAATTTATCACTAACGCCACAGCTGGTGATGCACCGGCGCAGTGACGATCAGATCGCCCGCCGGCTACAGATATCCGGCCATACGCTGTATATGAATGAAATCGCGCTGCTGCGCCATGCGATGGAGCAGGGGATGGGCTGGGGGTTTTTACCGGAACATTTACGGCCAGGCGAGTGGCAGGGGGTTGCTGAAATAGCTACCGAGGTCGGCAGTCAGGGACTGAACGTGACCATGGTGATGCTCTGGCTGCCCGGCATGAATAAGCACCGGATGCTGAGCGACCTCGTGGACGAGGCGCCGGAACTTTGGCGGCGCCGATAA
- the rplY gene encoding 50S ribosomal protein L25 → MFTINAEVRKEQGKGASRRLRAANKFPAIIYGGEAAPVAIELDHDKLWNMQDKAEFYGEVVTLVIDGKEEKVKVQAVQRHAFKPKLTHIDFVRA, encoded by the coding sequence ATGTTTACTATCAACGCAGAAGTACGTAAAGAGCAGGGTAAGGGTGCGAGCCGCCGCCTGCGCGCAGCTAACAAGTTCCCGGCAATCATCTACGGTGGCGAAGCTGCTCCGGTTGCTATCGAACTGGATCACGACAAACTGTGGAACATGCAGGATAAAGCTGAATTTTACGGCGAAGTTGTGACCCTCGTTATCGATGGCAAAGAAGAGAAAGTTAAAGTTCAGGCTGTTCAGCGTCACGCGTTCAAGCCGAAACTGACCCACATCGACTTCGTTCGCGCGTAA
- a CDS encoding DEAD/DEAH box helicase, with protein MTFTLRPYQQEAVDATLAWFRRHTEPATIVLPTGAGKSLVIAELARLARGRVLVLAHVKELVAQNHAKYCALGLEADIFAAGLQRKESHGKVVFGSVQSVARNLDQFHSEFSLLIVDECHRISDDDDSQYQQIISHLRQVNPQLRLLGLTATPFRLGKGWIYQFHYHGMVRGDEKALFRDCIYELPLRYMIKHGYLTPPERLDMPVVQYDFSRLQAQSNGLFSEADLNHELKKQQRITPHIVSQIVEFAESRKGVMIFAATVEHAREVTGLLPAAQAALITGETPGPERDRIIEAFKAQEYRYLVNVAVLTTGFDAPHVDLIAILRPTESVSLYQQIVGRGLRLAPGKTDCLILDYAGNPHDLYAPEVGTPKGKSDNVPVQVFCPACGFANTFWGKTTADGTLIEHFGRRCQGWFEDDDGHREQCDFRFRFKNCPQCNAENDIAARRCRECDTILVDPDDMLKAALKLKDALVLRCSGMAMQHGSDEKGPWLKITYYDEDGADVSERFRLQTPAQRTAFEQLFIRPHTRTPGVPLRWITPADIIAQQALLRHPDFVVARMKGQYWQVREKVFDYQGRFRRANELR; from the coding sequence ATGACTTTTACATTACGCCCCTACCAACAAGAAGCCGTCGATGCCACCCTCGCCTGGTTTCGTCGCCATACCGAGCCGGCGACCATTGTCCTGCCCACCGGCGCGGGCAAAAGCCTGGTGATTGCCGAGCTTGCCCGGCTGGCCCGCGGCCGCGTGCTGGTGCTGGCCCACGTCAAAGAGCTGGTGGCGCAGAACCATGCGAAATACTGCGCCCTTGGCCTCGAGGCGGATATCTTTGCCGCTGGTCTGCAGCGTAAAGAAAGCCACGGCAAAGTGGTGTTCGGCAGCGTGCAGTCGGTGGCGCGCAACCTCGATCAGTTTCACAGTGAATTTTCGCTGCTCATCGTCGATGAATGCCACCGTATCAGCGATGACGACGACAGCCAGTATCAACAGATCATAAGCCACCTGCGGCAGGTGAATCCTCAGCTCCGGCTGCTCGGCCTGACGGCTACCCCGTTCCGCCTCGGCAAGGGTTGGATCTATCAGTTTCACTACCACGGCATGGTACGTGGCGATGAGAAAGCACTGTTTCGCGACTGCATCTATGAGCTGCCGCTGCGCTATATGATTAAGCACGGCTACCTGACGCCGCCGGAACGCCTTGATATGCCGGTGGTGCAGTACGATTTCAGCCGTCTGCAGGCGCAAAGCAACGGCCTGTTCAGCGAAGCCGATCTTAACCACGAACTGAAAAAACAGCAGCGCATAACACCGCATATCGTCAGCCAGATCGTGGAGTTCGCCGAAAGCCGTAAAGGGGTGATGATCTTCGCCGCCACCGTGGAACACGCCCGGGAAGTAACCGGTCTGCTGCCGGCGGCGCAAGCCGCGCTGATCACCGGGGAAACGCCTGGACCAGAGCGGGATCGCATTATCGAGGCGTTTAAAGCGCAGGAGTATCGCTATCTGGTGAACGTCGCGGTGTTGACTACCGGCTTCGACGCCCCGCACGTTGACCTGATCGCCATCCTCCGCCCCACCGAGTCGGTGAGTCTTTACCAACAGATCGTTGGCCGCGGCCTGCGCCTGGCGCCGGGCAAAACCGACTGCCTGATCCTCGACTACGCCGGCAACCCGCATGACCTGTACGCCCCGGAAGTGGGGACGCCGAAGGGGAAAAGCGACAACGTGCCGGTGCAGGTCTTCTGCCCGGCCTGTGGTTTCGCCAACACCTTCTGGGGCAAAACCACCGCCGACGGCACCTTGATTGAGCATTTTGGCCGCCGCTGCCAGGGCTGGTTTGAAGATGATGACGGCCACCGCGAACAGTGCGACTTCCGCTTTCGCTTCAAAAACTGCCCGCAGTGCAACGCGGAAAACGATATCGCCGCCCGCCGCTGCCGCGAGTGCGACACGATTTTGGTCGACCCGGACGATATGCTGAAGGCGGCGCTGAAGCTAAAGGACGCGCTGGTGCTGCGCTGCAGCGGCATGGCTATGCAGCACGGTAGCGACGAGAAAGGCCCGTGGCTGAAAATCACCTACTATGATGAGGACGGCGCCGACGTGAGTGAGCGCTTCCGTCTGCAAACGCCCGCCCAGCGTACCGCCTTTGAGCAGTTGTTTATCCGCCCGCATACCCGTACGCCGGGCGTGCCGTTACGCTGGATAACCCCGGCGGATATCATTGCCCAGCAGGCGCTGCTGCGCCATCCTGACTTTGTCGTCGCCCGAATGAAGGGGCAATACTGGCAGGTGCGGGAAAAAGTTTTCGATTATCAGGGCCGTTTCCGTCGCGCCAATGAGCTGCGTTAA
- the rsuA gene encoding 16S rRNA pseudouridine(516) synthase RsuA has product MRLDKFIAQQLGVSRAIAGREIRGSRVTVDGDIVKDASFKLQPEHEVEYDGNTLTQQNGPRYFMLNKPQGYVCSTDDPDHPTILYFLDEPVAHKLHAAGRLDIDTTGLVLMTDDGQWSHRITSPRHHCEKTYLVELESPLAEGTAELFAKGVQLHNEKDLTKPAVLEVITPTEVRLTISEGRYHQVKRMFAAVGNHVVGLHRERIGDILLDDALAPGEYRPLTETEIASVGAPQARSKT; this is encoded by the coding sequence ATGCGACTTGATAAGTTTATCGCTCAGCAGCTTGGCGTCAGCCGGGCTATTGCCGGGCGTGAAATCCGCGGCAGCCGTGTTACCGTGGACGGCGACATTGTGAAAGATGCCTCTTTTAAGCTCCAGCCAGAGCACGAGGTGGAATATGATGGCAATACGCTGACCCAGCAGAACGGCCCCCGTTATTTTATGCTGAACAAGCCGCAGGGTTACGTCTGTTCCACCGACGATCCCGATCATCCGACTATCCTTTATTTCCTCGATGAGCCGGTGGCGCACAAGCTGCACGCCGCCGGGCGCCTGGATATCGACACCACCGGGCTGGTGCTGATGACCGATGACGGCCAGTGGTCGCACCGCATTACCTCGCCGCGCCACCATTGTGAAAAAACCTATCTGGTGGAGCTGGAAAGCCCGCTGGCGGAAGGGACCGCAGAGCTGTTTGCCAAAGGCGTCCAGTTGCACAATGAAAAAGATCTCACTAAGCCGGCAGTGCTGGAAGTGATCACCCCGACCGAAGTGCGCCTGACCATCAGCGAAGGGCGCTACCATCAGGTGAAACGCATGTTCGCCGCCGTGGGCAACCATGTGGTTGGCCTGCACCGGGAGCGCATCGGCGATATCCTGCTGGATGACGCGCTGGCGCCGGGTGAATATCGTCCGCTGACGGAAACGGAAATCGCCAGCGTAGGCGCCCCGCAGGCACGGAGTAAAACGTGA
- a CDS encoding Bcr/CflA family multidrug efflux MFS transporter, translated as MTVKQNSSLGIVFILGLLAMLMPLSIDMYLPALPVIAAQYNVPDGSAQMTLSTYILGFALGQLLYGPMADSLGRKPVILGGTLVFAAAAVACALSQTIDMLIVMRFFHGLAAAAASVVINALMRDIYPKDEFSRMMSFVMLVTTIAPLVAPMVGGAVLVWFSWHAIFWILALVALLASLMIGLFIRETLPADRRQPFHLRTTLGNFAILFRHKRVLSYMLASGFSFAGMFSFLSAGPFVYININHVAPQHFGYYFALNIVFLFLMTMFNSRFVRRVGALRMFRAGLWIQFAMAVWMVVCALLDVGFWSLVIGVAAFVGCVSMVSSNAMAVILDEFPHMAGTASSLAGTFRFGIGAIIGALLSMATFTTAWPMLISIAFCATCSIFFSLYASRRRKIAH; from the coding sequence GTGACAGTGAAGCAGAATTCTTCTCTGGGAATTGTGTTTATCCTCGGCCTGCTGGCCATGCTGATGCCGCTGTCGATCGATATGTATCTTCCGGCGCTGCCGGTGATCGCCGCCCAGTACAACGTCCCGGACGGCAGCGCGCAGATGACGCTCAGCACCTATATCCTGGGCTTTGCGCTGGGTCAGCTGCTGTACGGGCCGATGGCAGACAGCCTTGGTCGCAAGCCGGTGATCCTCGGCGGGACGCTGGTGTTCGCCGCGGCGGCGGTGGCCTGCGCCCTTTCGCAGACCATCGATATGCTCATTGTCATGCGTTTCTTCCACGGTCTGGCGGCCGCGGCCGCCAGCGTGGTGATCAACGCCCTTATGCGCGATATCTATCCGAAAGATGAGTTTTCACGGATGATGTCGTTTGTCATGCTGGTGACGACCATTGCGCCGCTGGTGGCGCCGATGGTCGGCGGGGCGGTGCTGGTCTGGTTTAGCTGGCATGCCATCTTCTGGATCCTCGCGCTGGTGGCCCTGCTCGCCTCGCTGATGATCGGCCTGTTTATCCGCGAAACGCTGCCAGCTGACAGGCGTCAGCCGTTCCATCTGCGCACCACGCTGGGTAATTTTGCCATCCTGTTCCGTCACAAGCGGGTGCTGAGCTATATGCTGGCGAGCGGCTTTAGCTTCGCCGGCATGTTCTCTTTCCTCAGTGCCGGGCCTTTCGTCTATATCAATATTAACCACGTTGCGCCTCAGCACTTTGGTTACTATTTTGCGCTGAACATTGTTTTCCTGTTCCTGATGACCATGTTCAACAGCCGGTTTGTGCGGCGGGTGGGGGCGTTGCGCATGTTCCGGGCCGGGCTGTGGATCCAGTTTGCCATGGCGGTATGGATGGTGGTTTGCGCGCTGCTGGACGTCGGCTTCTGGTCGCTGGTGATCGGCGTGGCGGCCTTTGTCGGCTGCGTATCGATGGTGTCGTCTAACGCCATGGCGGTGATCCTCGATGAGTTTCCGCATATGGCCGGCACCGCTTCGTCACTGGCCGGAACGTTTCGTTTTGGTATCGGGGCGATCATTGGCGCGCTGCTGTCGATGGCGACGTTTACCACCGCCTGGCCAATGCTGATCTCTATTGCCTTCTGCGCAACCTGTTCTATTTTCTTCTCGCTTTACGCTTCCCGTCGGCGAAAAATCGCACACTAG
- a CDS encoding YejG family protein has translation MNTQQLSIVHRLPQSYRWLAGFAGSRVEPIPQNGAQNENSLVALKLLSPDGEKAWPVMHKLSQALSDIEVDCSVLECEGEPCLFVNLQDEFAATCRLKNFGVAIAEPFSGNNPF, from the coding sequence GTGAATACACAACAACTCTCTATCGTACACCGTCTGCCGCAGAGCTATCGCTGGCTGGCCGGTTTTGCGGGTTCCAGAGTTGAACCGATTCCGCAAAACGGCGCGCAGAACGAGAACAGTCTCGTTGCCCTGAAGTTGCTGAGTCCGGACGGTGAGAAAGCCTGGCCGGTTATGCATAAGCTCAGCCAGGCGTTAAGCGACATCGAAGTCGACTGTTCAGTCCTTGAGTGCGAAGGCGAACCGTGCCTGTTCGTTAACCTGCAGGATGAATTCGCCGCCACCTGTCGTCTGAAAAATTTTGGCGTGGCCATCGCCGAGCCCTTCTCCGGCAACAACCCCTTCTGA
- the yejF gene encoding microcin C ABC transporter ATP-binding protein YejF produces MTHPLLAIDNLSIAFRQQGETQTVVHNLSLEVAVGETLALVGESGSGKSISALSVLRLLPTPPASYPSGDIRFHGQSLLHAEESTLRGVRGNRIAMIFQEPMVSLNPLHTLEKQLYEVLSLHRGMRKEAARGEILDCLERVGIRQAPRRLADYPHQLSGGERQRVMIAMALLTRPELLIADEPTTALDVSVQAQILQLLRELKRELNMGLLFITHNLSIVRQLADRVAVMQNGRCVEQNDCRALFSAPAHPYTQRLLDSEPDGEPVPLAVDAPVLLQADDLNVAFPVRKGILRRVVDHHRVVNSLSFQLRAGETLGLVGESGSGKSTTGLALLRLISSEGRITFAGQPIQGRNRRQLLPLRRQMQVVFQDPNSSLNPRLTAQQIIEEGLRVHQPTLTAAEREQAVILAMQEVGLDPASRQRYPAAFSGGQRQRIAIARALIVKPQLIVLDEPTSSLDKTVQAQILNLLKALQQKHQLAYIFISHDLRVVRALCHQVMVLRQGEVVEQGECQSVFSAPRHEYTRQLLALS; encoded by the coding sequence ATGACCCACCCGCTGTTAGCTATCGACAATCTCTCTATTGCCTTTCGCCAGCAGGGCGAGACGCAGACCGTGGTGCACAATCTGTCGCTCGAGGTGGCAGTTGGTGAGACGCTGGCGCTGGTGGGCGAATCCGGCTCAGGAAAAAGCATCTCCGCGCTGTCGGTGCTGCGACTGCTCCCCACCCCGCCGGCCAGCTACCCCAGCGGCGATATCCGCTTTCATGGCCAGTCGCTGCTGCATGCTGAGGAGTCGACCCTGCGCGGCGTGCGCGGCAACCGGATCGCGATGATCTTTCAGGAGCCAATGGTGTCGCTCAACCCCCTGCATACCCTGGAAAAACAGCTCTATGAGGTGCTGTCGTTACACCGGGGAATGCGCAAAGAGGCGGCGCGCGGGGAGATCCTCGACTGCCTGGAGCGCGTCGGGATCCGTCAGGCGCCGCGGCGTCTGGCGGACTATCCGCATCAGCTCTCCGGCGGCGAGCGCCAGCGGGTGATGATCGCCATGGCGCTGCTGACGCGCCCGGAGTTGCTGATCGCCGACGAACCGACCACCGCCCTGGACGTGTCAGTGCAGGCGCAGATCCTGCAGCTGCTGCGCGAGCTAAAGCGGGAGCTGAACATGGGGTTGCTGTTTATCACCCATAACCTGAGCATTGTCCGTCAGCTGGCTGACCGAGTAGCGGTGATGCAGAACGGCCGCTGTGTGGAACAAAATGACTGTCGGGCGCTGTTCAGCGCGCCGGCGCATCCCTACACCCAACGCCTGCTGGATAGCGAACCAGACGGTGAGCCGGTGCCGCTGGCCGTCGATGCCCCGGTGCTGCTGCAGGCGGATGATTTAAACGTGGCATTTCCTGTTCGCAAAGGGATCCTGCGCCGGGTGGTCGATCACCATCGGGTGGTCAACAGCCTCAGTTTTCAGCTACGCGCCGGCGAGACGCTGGGCCTGGTGGGCGAATCGGGATCGGGAAAAAGCACCACCGGTCTGGCGCTGCTGCGCCTGATCTCATCCGAGGGCAGGATAACCTTTGCCGGCCAGCCGATTCAGGGGCGTAACCGTCGACAGCTGCTGCCGCTGCGCCGACAAATGCAGGTAGTTTTTCAGGATCCGAACTCGTCGCTCAATCCGCGCCTGACGGCGCAGCAGATCATTGAGGAAGGCTTGCGCGTCCACCAGCCGACGCTGACGGCAGCCGAACGCGAACAGGCAGTGATCCTTGCCATGCAGGAGGTTGGGCTCGACCCGGCCAGCCGCCAGCGCTACCCGGCGGCGTTCTCCGGTGGCCAGCGGCAGCGTATCGCCATCGCCAGAGCGTTGATCGTCAAGCCGCAGCTGATCGTCCTCGACGAGCCGACCTCATCGCTGGACAAAACCGTTCAGGCGCAGATCCTGAATCTGCTGAAAGCATTACAGCAAAAGCATCAGCTGGCCTATATTTTTATCAGTCATGATTTACGCGTGGTGCGGGCGCTGTGTCATCAGGTGATGGTGCTGCGTCAGGGAGAGGTGGTTGAACAGGGCGAGTGCCAGTCCGTCTTCAGCGCACCCCGGCACGAGTATACCCGCCAGCTGCTGGCGCTGAGCTGA
- a CDS encoding microcin C ABC transporter permease, which produces MSFFSPVNQARWARFRHNRRGYWSLWLFLILFFCSLGAELLANDRPLLVQYRGQLYVPVLKNYTEQTFGGAFATAADYQDPWLQHQLSTHGWALWPPVRFGATTINFASTVPFPSPPSASNWLGTDANGGDVLARILYGTRISVLFGLLLTLFSSVLGVLAGAIQGYYGGKIDLWGQRFIEVWSGMPTLFLIILLSSVVQPGFWWLLAITVLFGWMTLVGVVRAEFLRTRNYDYIRAAQALGVSDRQIILRHMLPNAMVATLTFLPFILCSSITTLTSLDFLGFGLPLGSPSLGELLLQGKNNLQAPWLGIAAFLSVAVLLTLLIFIGEAVRDAFDPSKAV; this is translated from the coding sequence ATGTCTTTCTTCAGTCCCGTTAATCAGGCCCGCTGGGCGCGCTTTCGTCACAACCGTCGCGGCTACTGGTCGCTGTGGCTGTTTTTAATTCTCTTCTTCTGCAGCCTCGGCGCCGAGCTGCTGGCCAACGATCGTCCGCTGCTGGTGCAGTACCGGGGCCAGCTGTATGTTCCGGTGTTAAAAAACTACACCGAGCAAACCTTTGGCGGCGCGTTCGCTACCGCCGCCGACTATCAGGATCCCTGGCTGCAGCACCAGCTGTCCACCCACGGCTGGGCGCTATGGCCGCCGGTGCGCTTCGGCGCCACGACGATTAATTTTGCCAGCACCGTCCCCTTTCCATCACCGCCCTCGGCCAGCAACTGGCTTGGCACCGACGCCAACGGCGGCGATGTGCTGGCGCGGATCCTCTATGGTACGCGCATCTCGGTGCTCTTCGGTCTGCTGCTGACGCTGTTCTCCAGCGTGCTGGGAGTGCTGGCCGGGGCGATACAGGGTTACTATGGCGGCAAAATCGACCTCTGGGGCCAGCGCTTTATCGAAGTCTGGTCCGGGATGCCGACCCTGTTTCTGATCATCCTGCTCTCCAGCGTCGTGCAGCCGGGCTTCTGGTGGTTGCTGGCGATCACCGTCCTTTTTGGCTGGATGACGCTGGTGGGCGTGGTGCGCGCTGAATTTCTTCGCACCCGCAACTACGACTACATCCGGGCGGCGCAGGCGCTCGGGGTCAGCGACCGGCAGATCATCCTGCGGCATATGTTGCCTAACGCAATGGTGGCGACCCTCACCTTCCTGCCTTTTATCTTGTGCAGCTCCATTACCACCCTGACGTCGCTGGATTTTCTCGGCTTCGGTCTGCCGCTTGGCTCCCCCTCTCTCGGCGAGCTGCTGCTGCAGGGAAAAAACAACCTGCAGGCGCCCTGGCTGGGCATTGCCGCGTTTCTCTCCGTCGCCGTACTGCTGACGCTACTGATTTTTATTGGTGAAGCGGTTCGCGACGCCTTTGACCCGAGTAAGGCGGTGTAA